The Myxococcales bacterium genome includes the window CGCACCGCGGGCCTAATGGCCGAGTTCGTCGGGCAAGGCGCGTCGTTATTGTGGCCTGCGGTCGCCTTGCCGACCACGGTTTCGTTTGCCGACGTGCGCGATCCGACGCCGCTTTTTCCGCGCCTCGATGCCGCCAAGCGCGCCGCCACCATTGCCAGCCTCACGCCGGCGCAGGATGCGGCGGCGCCGGTTGCAATTGCCCAAGAAGCGGCATCAGCCGCGCTTACAAGGCCCATTGCGGCAGCCCGCACCCCTGCCGCCCCCGCTGTCGCTGCCGCGTCGGCCCCTATCACGTTCGACGAATTCGGTAAGATCGAGCTTCGCGTCGGCCGCATTTTGGAGGCGCAGGCCGTGCCCAAGGCCAAAAAGCTGCTCCAGCTCCTCGTCGATGTTGGCGAGGCCACACCGCGCACCATTGTCGCCGGGATCGCCGAGCGTTATCAACCTAGCGATTTGCCCGGCAAGCAGGTCATCGTGGTCGCCAACCTCGCGCCCGCGACGATTCGAGGCATTCGCTCCGAAGGCATGCTGCTCGCCGCCGGCGACGAGACGATCGCCGGACTTGGCGCCATAGACGGCGACGCCGCCCCCGGAACGCGTGTACGATAGCGCCTAGCAGCGCCAAGGAGTGCCATGTCGGAACAACGCATCGCAAAACGCATCATCGTCAACGCGCCGGTCCATTTCGCCAATATCGCGCAAAGCGACCCCGTGCTCCATCCGTCGCTGGCGGCGGTTTACTCACGGGTCGAGGCGAGCCGCGAACACATGGGCCGCCAGTTCTCCGGCACCATCCGCGATATCTCAACCAATGGCGCCTTTGTGGTTGGGCCGCCGCTGCCGCTGCTGTCGCGCATTTCGTTGAGTTTTGCGCTCGACGGCATTGGCCAGCTCGAAGGCGTTGGCTGGGTCATGTGGCGCCGCGACGCCGACTGCTCCTTCGAAACCGCGAGCGGCACCACGTTTTTTGCCGCGGGGTTTGGGGTGCTGTTTGAGGCGATGCCGCTCGATGGACGGGCCGCCATCGCCGCCCTGGTGCACCGCCAGTAGATTCGCCTACATTTGTCATATTTCTCGTGTTAGATATCGCCGGTGAGCTACCTGCTGCCGAGCAACACGATCACGCTGGAGGCCGCGCTTCATGATATTGGCCATGGCTCACCCCGCGCGCGCGCGCTCGCCGCTCATGCGCTGGGCGACGCGACCGGCGCCACCGCGGAAGAAGCTGCGCAGGTACATGACGCCCTCCTGCGCGCCCTGACCGATAGCCGACTGGAGGTACGCGCCGAGGCGGCGGCGTCCCTCGGTGCGATCGGCGCCAAGCGGCCGACCCCGCAAGTCATCGCCGCCCTCATCGCCGCCATCGACGACCAGGCCTCGCCGGTGCGGCAAGCCGCCCTCATCGCGCTCGGCGCCATCGGCGATCGCAGCGCGTTTCCCGCCCTGTTGGCCGCTAGCTCACATGAGCTCCCCGACGTGCGCTACCAAGCTATTACCTCGCTGGCTGAAATCG containing:
- a CDS encoding PilZ domain-containing protein, encoding MSEQRIAKRIIVNAPVHFANIAQSDPVLHPSLAAVYSRVEASREHMGRQFSGTIRDISTNGAFVVGPPLPLLSRISLSFALDGIGQLEGVGWVMWRRDADCSFETASGTTFFAAGFGVLFEAMPLDGRAAIAALVHRQ